From a single Solenopsis invicta isolate M01_SB chromosome 6, UNIL_Sinv_3.0, whole genome shotgun sequence genomic region:
- the LOC105204066 gene encoding uncharacterized protein LOC105204066 isoform X2 has product MVLLKLSTATPDSAGIVEMMNGLAYGGIPYGSVSGMVAKYPGYGQVNNEPQARQFNILSSTQRPVIFTPNFRATRLAGISPRPVQIYNLPGVIAPGIVGTISQIGY; this is encoded by the exons ATGGTACTGTTAAAATTATCGACAGCAACGCCAGATAGCGCAGGGATAGTGGAAATGATGAATGGATTGGCGTACG GTGGGATTCCTTACGGAAGCGTGAGCGGTATGGTCGCCAAGTATCCGGGATACGGGCAGGTTAATAATGAGCCTCAAGCCAGACAGTTTAACATTTTGAGCAGTACTCAACGTCCAGTAATATTCACTCCGAATTTCCGAGCGACCCGATTGGCGGGAATTTCGCCTCGACCGGTACAAATTTACAATCTTCCCGGTGTCATCGCCCCTGGTATCGTCGGCACGATCAGCCAGATTGGCTATTAG
- the LOC105204066 gene encoding uncharacterized protein LOC105204066 isoform X1, whose translation MLPAKATLLFGVMVLLKLSTATPDSAGIVEMMNGLAYGGIPYGSVSGMVAKYPGYGQVNNEPQARQFNILSSTQRPVIFTPNFRATRLAGISPRPVQIYNLPGVIAPGIVGTISQIGY comes from the exons ATGCTGCCCGCCAAG GCCACTCTATTATTTGGCGTCATGGTACTGTTAAAATTATCGACAGCAACGCCAGATAGCGCAGGGATAGTGGAAATGATGAATGGATTGGCGTACG GTGGGATTCCTTACGGAAGCGTGAGCGGTATGGTCGCCAAGTATCCGGGATACGGGCAGGTTAATAATGAGCCTCAAGCCAGACAGTTTAACATTTTGAGCAGTACTCAACGTCCAGTAATATTCACTCCGAATTTCCGAGCGACCCGATTGGCGGGAATTTCGCCTCGACCGGTACAAATTTACAATCTTCCCGGTGTCATCGCCCCTGGTATCGTCGGCACGATCAGCCAGATTGGCTATTAG